In Pseudonocardia cypriaca, a single genomic region encodes these proteins:
- a CDS encoding 3-methyl-2-oxobutanoate hydroxymethyltransferase, with translation MATQAFVDPNLPSSCARAATAAEARYRIQRPVAPARAPRIIALDGGAVEIVRRAAALQWANARFYACESIDGTVTLRGIEGHPATLADELASADVVVMIATDDGGAGCAHTIGKACWQRSIMTAGLVVSDDDAADRAVAALRPHARVLLPGADESDVVDLLTALRA, from the coding sequence ATGGCCACCCAGGCGTTCGTCGACCCGAACCTTCCGAGCAGCTGCGCCCGCGCGGCGACGGCGGCCGAGGCCCGCTACCGCATCCAGCGTCCGGTCGCGCCCGCCCGGGCGCCGCGGATCATCGCCCTCGACGGCGGGGCGGTGGAGATCGTCCGCCGCGCCGCGGCGCTGCAGTGGGCCAACGCCCGCTTCTACGCCTGCGAGTCGATCGACGGCACGGTCACCCTGCGCGGGATCGAGGGCCACCCGGCCACGCTGGCCGACGAGCTCGCCAGCGCCGACGTCGTCGTCATGATCGCGACGGACGACGGCGGGGCGGGCTGCGCGCACACGATCGGCAAGGCCTGCTGGCAGCGCAGCATCATGACCGCGGGCCTGGTCGTCTCCGACGACGACGCCGCGGACCGCGCCGTTGCCGCCCTGCGGCCGCACGCCCGCGTGCTGCTCCCCGGCGCGGACGAGAGCGATGTCGTCGACCTGCTCACGGCCCTACGAGCATGA
- a CDS encoding aromatic ring-hydroxylating dioxygenase subunit alpha: MLRQDINELLTRTGPGTPMGELFRQYWMPACLAEELPENDCPPVRLKLLSERLIAFRDSDGRYGLIDEFCAHRGASLWFGRNEDGGLRCPYHGWKYDVTGQCVEVPSEADNSSFCQNVKLTAYPLVKIGDILWTFMGDPAEQPPLPEFEFALVPPEQTYTSKRLQQCNWLQAFEGGIDSSHVTFLHSGGLKNDPLFKGAKGNEYNQNDKKPFFEVADSDGGLFVGARRNAEDGKYYWRITPWVMPCFTMVPPRGDHPIHGHFWIPIDDENCWAYSFDYHPVRALTAAERQAMIDGHGVHSENIPGTYRPLANRDNDYLMDREKQRAGEYYSGIKGIAIQDASLQESMGPIADRTKERLVPADAGIIKARQKLRKAAIALRDHGTTPPGVDPEHHRVRSAAVVLPQAEAFLDACKDDVRVNPGMPIASV, encoded by the coding sequence GTGCTTCGTCAGGACATCAACGAACTGCTGACCCGCACCGGCCCGGGCACGCCGATGGGTGAGCTGTTCCGGCAGTACTGGATGCCGGCCTGCCTCGCGGAGGAGCTGCCCGAGAACGACTGCCCGCCGGTGCGACTCAAACTGCTGTCCGAGCGGCTCATCGCCTTCCGCGACAGCGACGGTCGCTACGGGCTGATCGACGAGTTCTGCGCCCACCGGGGCGCCTCCCTGTGGTTCGGCCGCAACGAGGACGGCGGGCTGCGCTGCCCGTACCACGGCTGGAAGTACGACGTCACCGGCCAGTGCGTCGAGGTGCCGTCGGAGGCGGACAACTCGAGCTTCTGCCAGAACGTCAAGCTCACCGCGTACCCGCTCGTCAAGATCGGCGACATCCTCTGGACGTTCATGGGCGACCCGGCCGAGCAGCCGCCGCTGCCGGAGTTCGAGTTCGCGCTCGTGCCGCCGGAGCAGACCTACACGTCGAAACGCCTGCAGCAGTGCAACTGGCTGCAGGCCTTCGAGGGTGGCATCGACTCCAGCCACGTCACGTTCCTGCACTCCGGAGGCCTGAAGAACGACCCATTGTTCAAGGGCGCGAAGGGCAACGAGTACAACCAGAACGACAAGAAGCCCTTCTTCGAGGTCGCCGACTCCGACGGCGGGCTATTCGTCGGCGCCCGGCGCAACGCGGAGGACGGCAAGTACTACTGGCGGATCACGCCGTGGGTGATGCCGTGCTTCACGATGGTCCCCCCACGCGGCGACCACCCGATCCACGGGCACTTCTGGATCCCGATCGACGACGAGAACTGCTGGGCCTACAGCTTCGACTACCACCCGGTCCGCGCCCTCACCGCCGCCGAGCGGCAGGCGATGATCGACGGCCACGGCGTGCACAGCGAGAACATCCCCGGCACCTACCGGCCCCTTGCGAACCGCGACAACGACTACCTGATGGACCGCGAGAAGCAGCGGGCGGGGGAGTACTACTCGGGCATCAAGGGCATCGCGATCCAGGACGCGTCCCTGCAGGAGAGCATGGGGCCCATCGCCGACCGCACCAAGGAGCGGCTCGTCCCCGCCGACGCCGGCATCATCAAGGCGCGGCAGAAGCTGCGCAAGGCCGCCATCGCGCTGCGCGACCACGGCACCACCCCACCCGGGGTGGACCCCGAGCACCACCGCGTGCGCTCGGCCGCCGTCGTGCTGCCGCAGGCCGAGGCCTTCCTGGACGCCTGCAAGGACGACGTGCGCGTCAACCCCGGCATGCCGATCGCGTCGGTGTAG
- a CDS encoding 2Fe-2S iron-sulfur cluster-binding protein, translating into MPKVIYVGDDGQEMAVDAVVGESVMATAVKNGVPGIVGECGGNASCATCHVWVREEFASAVGLPNDMEEDLLDLAVSERRDGSRLSCQLEVRPELDGLTVDVPPVQP; encoded by the coding sequence GTGCCGAAGGTGATCTACGTCGGCGACGACGGTCAGGAGATGGCCGTCGATGCGGTGGTCGGCGAGTCCGTGATGGCGACCGCGGTGAAGAACGGCGTACCCGGCATCGTCGGCGAGTGCGGGGGCAACGCCTCGTGCGCTACCTGTCACGTCTGGGTGCGTGAGGAGTTCGCGTCGGCGGTCGGTCTGCCGAACGACATGGAGGAGGACCTCCTCGATCTCGCGGTGTCCGAGCGGCGCGACGGAAGCAGGCTCTCCTGCCAGCTCGAAGTGAGGCCGGAGCTCGACGGGCTGACGGTCGATGTGCCCCCCGTGCAGCCGTGA
- a CDS encoding FadR/GntR family transcriptional regulator has product MTRPGTTSPVTDGGTAPNKGDLLSKVSVGRISEVIVDQIRLLIRSGQLTAGDRLPSERELCERFGVSRVTVREALRVLEANGLVDIRVGARGGAFVTAPSSRMVGEGIADLISLSSLSALEVTEARMIFELGLVPLACERATEEDIAALYEICDRSSAALESDDYPLTLSAEWHSRFARCAHNRAIALLAESLHDPMIRSLQEARSTAPAHGRHGAEEHRALVDALAERNVERATELMRVHLTRTASRVSGSEDAD; this is encoded by the coding sequence GTGACGAGGCCGGGAACCACCTCCCCAGTGACGGACGGCGGCACCGCGCCGAACAAGGGTGACCTGCTCAGCAAGGTCAGCGTCGGTCGGATCTCCGAGGTCATCGTTGATCAGATCCGCCTGCTCATCCGCTCCGGACAGCTCACTGCGGGTGACCGGCTGCCGAGCGAGCGGGAGCTGTGCGAGCGGTTCGGGGTCAGTCGCGTCACGGTCCGTGAAGCCCTCCGCGTACTGGAGGCCAACGGCCTCGTCGACATCCGCGTTGGCGCCCGTGGCGGCGCGTTCGTCACCGCGCCGAGCAGCCGCATGGTCGGCGAGGGCATCGCCGACCTCATCTCGCTGTCGAGCCTCTCCGCCCTCGAGGTCACCGAGGCGCGGATGATCTTCGAGCTGGGCCTGGTGCCACTCGCGTGCGAGCGCGCCACCGAGGAGGACATCGCGGCGCTGTACGAGATCTGCGACCGCAGCAGCGCGGCCCTCGAGTCCGACGACTACCCGCTCACCCTCTCCGCCGAGTGGCACTCCCGGTTCGCCCGCTGCGCCCACAACCGCGCCATCGCACTGCTCGCCGAGTCACTGCACGACCCGATGATCCGCTCGCTCCAGGAGGCCCGCTCCACCGCGCCGGCCCACGGCCGCCACGGCGCCGAGGAGCACCGCGCCCTCGTCGACGCGCTCGCCGAGCGCAACGTGGAGCGCGCCACGGAACTGATGAGGGTCCACCTCACGCGCACGGCGTCCCGGGTGTCGGGCTCGGAGGATGCCGACTGA